From Mycolicibacterium fluoranthenivorans, one genomic window encodes:
- a CDS encoding TetR/AcrR family transcriptional regulator has product MRTKAARWGGRTGAERRADRRQRLVAAATDIWTESGWAAVTMRGVCSRAALNDRYYYEEFKTRDELLVAAWDGVRNQMLGEVSATFAERVGQPPVETIRAAISIVVLRISQDAGRAQILLTQHVGSSTLQDRRAVALQEATQLVMAASKPHLKPDADEMALRMDTFVAVGGFVELISAWHAGLLVDVSQVDIVEHTSRLAETLARRYVVDTSR; this is encoded by the coding sequence GTGCGGACAAAGGCAGCAAGGTGGGGCGGGCGTACAGGCGCCGAACGACGGGCTGACCGGAGGCAGCGCCTAGTCGCCGCCGCAACAGATATCTGGACGGAAAGCGGATGGGCAGCGGTTACCATGCGTGGGGTCTGCTCCAGAGCCGCGCTGAACGACCGCTATTACTATGAGGAGTTCAAGACCCGCGATGAGTTGCTCGTAGCAGCGTGGGACGGTGTCCGAAACCAGATGCTCGGCGAGGTTTCAGCAACGTTTGCCGAACGCGTCGGTCAACCACCTGTCGAGACCATTCGCGCCGCGATCTCGATCGTCGTCCTCCGCATTTCGCAAGATGCCGGCCGAGCCCAGATTCTGCTGACGCAACACGTCGGCAGTTCAACATTGCAAGATCGTCGTGCGGTGGCCTTGCAGGAAGCCACCCAGCTCGTCATGGCCGCCAGCAAGCCGCATCTGAAGCCTGACGCAGACGAAATGGCCTTGCGCATGGACACGTTTGTAGCGGTCGGCGGCTTCGTCGAACTGATCAGCGCCTGGCACGCAGGACTACTCGTCGACGTAAGTCAAGTCGACATCGTCGAACATACGAGCAGACTTGCTGAAACACTGGCTCGCCGCTACGTGGTTGATACGTCTCGCTAG
- a CDS encoding acyl-CoA dehydrogenase family protein, with product MTAGATHMKQPDQREAEAAAADPWMTPERISLRNLAMSFTQKEIVPHLQDWEDAGELPRELHRRAAAAGLLGIGFAEEIGGSGGDLRDLVLLTEAVMEAGGSSGLLASLLTHHIAVPHMAAQGDPEQIRSFVVPTLAGEKIGSLGITEPDTGSDVAGIRTTARRDGDHYVVNGAKLFITSGVRADFVTTAVRTGGPGPSGISLLVVERGAAGFAVSRTLKKMGWLCSDTAELGFSDVRVPVVNLVGPEGSGFLQIMQQFQVERAFIAVQCYATAQRCLDLTLEWVKQRETFGRPLSTRQVVRHKIVDMATAVDVARTYTRAAVDRIIAGDTDVRMVSMAKNQAVEACALAVDTAVQLYGGMGYLRETEVERHYRDSRILGIGGGTTEIMKEIIAKQIGL from the coding sequence ATCACAGCAGGAGCAACTCACATGAAACAGCCGGATCAGCGGGAAGCGGAGGCGGCCGCAGCCGACCCGTGGATGACGCCCGAGCGCATCTCGTTGCGCAACCTCGCCATGTCGTTCACCCAGAAGGAGATCGTTCCTCACCTGCAAGACTGGGAGGACGCCGGAGAACTCCCTAGAGAACTCCACCGCCGCGCAGCCGCAGCGGGGTTGCTGGGCATCGGGTTCGCGGAAGAGATCGGTGGCTCCGGCGGTGACCTGCGCGACCTGGTGCTGCTCACCGAGGCCGTGATGGAGGCCGGCGGCTCCTCGGGCTTGCTGGCCAGCCTACTTACGCATCACATCGCAGTGCCCCATATGGCCGCGCAGGGCGATCCCGAGCAGATCCGCAGCTTCGTGGTGCCGACCCTGGCCGGGGAGAAGATCGGCAGCCTCGGCATCACCGAACCCGACACCGGTTCTGACGTCGCCGGCATCCGTACTACCGCACGGCGCGACGGCGACCATTACGTGGTCAACGGTGCGAAGCTGTTCATCACCTCGGGTGTCCGCGCCGATTTCGTGACCACCGCCGTGCGTACCGGCGGCCCGGGCCCGTCGGGGATTTCACTGCTCGTGGTGGAGCGTGGCGCCGCGGGTTTCGCGGTCTCGCGGACACTGAAGAAGATGGGCTGGCTGTGCTCCGACACCGCTGAACTCGGATTCAGCGACGTGCGCGTGCCGGTGGTCAATCTGGTTGGCCCCGAAGGCAGCGGATTCCTGCAGATCATGCAACAGTTCCAAGTCGAACGTGCTTTCATCGCCGTCCAGTGCTACGCCACGGCCCAGCGCTGCCTCGACCTGACGCTGGAGTGGGTCAAGCAGCGCGAAACCTTCGGTCGACCGCTATCCACCCGACAGGTGGTGCGGCACAAGATCGTCGACATGGCCACGGCCGTAGACGTTGCCCGTACCTATACCCGCGCCGCCGTGGACCGCATCATCGCGGGTGACACCGACGTGCGGATGGTCTCGATGGCGAAGAACCAGGCCGTGGAAGCCTGTGCGCTTGCCGTCGACACCGCCGTGCAGCTCTACGGTGGCATGGGCTATCTGCGCGAGACCGAGGTCGAACGGCACTATCGCGATTCGCGCATCCTGGGTATCGGGGGCGGCACCACCGAAATCATGAAGGAGATCATCGCCAAGCAGATTGGCCTCTGA
- a CDS encoding acyl-CoA carboxylase subunit beta, whose amino-acid sequence MIDVLPDRVDTRAPVYLENREGLIAQLHALAEQLALANGGGGEKYVARHRSRGKMLARERVELLIDPDTAFLELCPFAAWGTKFPVGGSVVVGIGIVEGVESMIIAHDPTVRGGASNPYTFRKVFRGMAVARENRLPIINVVESGGADLPTQAEIFVPGGQLFNDLTQHSAQGLPTLALVFGNSTAGGAYIPGMCDYVVMVRNRSKVFLGGPPLVKMATGEVSDDESLGGADMHARTSGLADYMAEDEQDAIRIGRRIMARLNWRKLGPGPTQPPTPPLRDPDQLLGIASVDPKVPFDPRDVIARIVDGSAFDEFKPLYGTSLVTGWASIHGYPVGILANARGILFSEEAEKAAQFIQLANQIDTPLVFLQNTTGYMVGAEYEQGGIIKDGAKMINAVSNSAVPHLTIVMGASYGAGNYGMCGRSYSPRFLFTWPNSRSAVMGPAQLAGVLSIVARESAADRGLPFDEEADAQMRAAVEGQIERESLALANSGRLYDDGIIDPRDTRTVLGFCLSVVHNSEIRGQRGYGVFRM is encoded by the coding sequence TTGATTGACGTCCTGCCCGACCGGGTCGACACCCGCGCGCCGGTATACCTCGAGAATCGCGAGGGACTCATCGCGCAGCTCCATGCGCTCGCCGAACAGCTGGCGCTGGCCAACGGTGGCGGCGGCGAGAAGTACGTCGCCCGGCACCGTAGCCGCGGCAAGATGCTGGCTCGGGAGCGCGTCGAGCTGCTCATCGACCCCGACACGGCCTTCCTGGAACTCTGTCCGTTCGCGGCGTGGGGCACGAAGTTTCCGGTGGGCGGCAGCGTTGTGGTCGGCATCGGCATCGTCGAAGGCGTCGAGTCGATGATCATCGCGCACGACCCGACCGTGCGCGGCGGAGCCTCGAACCCCTACACCTTCCGAAAAGTGTTCCGGGGCATGGCAGTCGCCCGCGAGAACCGGCTGCCCATCATCAACGTCGTCGAGTCGGGCGGGGCGGACCTGCCCACGCAGGCCGAGATCTTCGTGCCCGGGGGCCAGCTATTCAACGACCTCACCCAGCACAGCGCGCAGGGCCTGCCGACACTGGCGCTGGTATTCGGTAACTCGACGGCAGGCGGCGCGTACATCCCCGGCATGTGTGATTACGTGGTGATGGTCCGCAACCGGTCCAAGGTCTTCCTCGGTGGTCCGCCGCTGGTGAAGATGGCGACCGGCGAAGTGTCCGACGACGAGTCGCTCGGCGGCGCCGACATGCACGCCCGCACCTCCGGGCTGGCCGACTACATGGCCGAGGACGAGCAGGACGCCATCCGGATCGGGCGGCGCATCATGGCCAGACTGAACTGGCGCAAGCTCGGGCCCGGCCCGACACAGCCACCGACCCCCCCGCTGCGAGACCCCGACCAACTCCTCGGGATCGCTTCGGTGGACCCGAAGGTTCCCTTCGACCCACGTGATGTCATCGCCCGAATCGTGGACGGGTCCGCCTTCGACGAGTTCAAGCCGCTATACGGCACCTCGCTGGTCACCGGTTGGGCCTCGATCCACGGATACCCGGTAGGGATCCTTGCCAACGCGCGCGGAATCCTGTTCAGCGAGGAGGCGGAGAAGGCCGCCCAGTTTATTCAGCTGGCGAACCAGATCGACACGCCACTGGTGTTTCTGCAGAACACCACCGGCTACATGGTCGGCGCGGAGTACGAGCAGGGTGGCATCATCAAGGACGGCGCGAAGATGATCAACGCCGTCTCCAACAGCGCTGTCCCACACCTGACGATCGTGATGGGCGCGTCCTACGGTGCGGGCAATTACGGGATGTGCGGGCGGTCCTACTCTCCCCGCTTCCTGTTCACCTGGCCCAACTCGCGTTCGGCCGTCATGGGCCCGGCCCAGCTCGCGGGCGTGCTGTCGATCGTGGCCCGCGAGTCGGCCGCCGACCGGGGGCTCCCGTTCGACGAGGAGGCCGACGCCCAGATGCGCGCTGCCGTCGAGGGCCAGATCGAGCGTGAGTCGTTGGCGCTGGCCAACAGCGGCAGGCTCTACGACGACGGGATCATCGACCCGCGCGACACCCGTACCGTTCTCGGGTTCTGCCTTTCCGTGGTCCACAACAGCGAGATCCGTGGCCAGCGTGGCTACGGCGTGTTCCGGATGTGA
- a CDS encoding biotin carboxylase N-terminal domain-containing protein, with translation MPVIKKLLVANRGEIARRVFRTCRELGIATVAVYSDADADAWHVDDADEAVRLPGSSPAETYLDGDRVIAAALLTGADAVHPGYGFMSENAGFARACADAGLVFVGPPPDAIDAMGSKLTAKAMMADAGVPVLPGGDATGLDPDKLRKLGAEIGYPLLVKASAGGGGRGMRVVESADDLDGAVASASREAMSAFSDGTVFLERYVQRPRHVEIQLLADMHGTVVSLFERECSVQRRHQKVIEEAPSPVVDDDLRARMGAAAVAAAQAVGYVGAGTVEFVLDANGGDDDGTFAFLEMNTRLQVEHPVTELVTGLDLVRLQLLVAMGRPLPAEVSKPRITGHAVEARLYAEDPTKGYLPQTGTLRTMQIPDHVGVRVDSGVRDGSVVSHHYDAMLAKVIAWAPTRAEALGALSAALAGARIHGLTTNRDLLVRVLRHDEFAGRGTDTGFLDRHDVADLGAALIDRDGEGLHAIAATLAQVAGRRAAAPVQPTLPAGWRNNPSQLQSTGWLTADGRERRVGYALLRDGVEVEVDGKPVEDVSVLVQRPDRVVLETGGVRRGYDVVLDADIAYVDSPAGSTAFTQVPRFLDPSALKPAGSLTAPMPGSVIRLPVAAGDVVTAGQALVVVEAMKMEHTIVSPIDGIVAELSVEVGQQVSTGDALAVVGAAAGADQD, from the coding sequence ATGCCCGTGATCAAGAAGCTGCTGGTGGCCAACCGGGGAGAGATCGCCCGACGCGTGTTTCGCACCTGTCGCGAACTCGGCATCGCGACCGTCGCCGTGTACTCCGACGCCGACGCCGACGCCTGGCACGTGGACGATGCCGACGAGGCCGTCCGGCTACCGGGTTCCTCGCCGGCGGAGACCTACCTCGACGGTGACCGGGTGATCGCCGCCGCCCTCCTCACCGGCGCCGACGCCGTGCATCCCGGCTACGGCTTCATGTCGGAGAACGCCGGCTTCGCGCGGGCCTGCGCCGACGCCGGGCTCGTGTTCGTCGGCCCGCCGCCGGATGCCATCGACGCGATGGGTTCCAAGCTGACGGCCAAGGCGATGATGGCCGATGCGGGCGTGCCGGTTCTCCCGGGCGGCGACGCGACCGGCCTGGACCCCGACAAGCTGCGCAAGCTCGGCGCCGAGATCGGCTACCCGCTGCTGGTCAAGGCGAGCGCGGGTGGCGGCGGGCGCGGCATGCGGGTTGTCGAGTCGGCCGACGACCTCGACGGAGCCGTGGCCTCGGCCTCGCGCGAGGCGATGTCGGCGTTCTCGGACGGCACGGTGTTCCTCGAGCGGTACGTGCAGCGTCCCCGCCACGTTGAGATCCAGCTGTTGGCCGACATGCACGGCACGGTTGTCTCGCTGTTCGAGCGGGAGTGCTCGGTGCAGCGCCGCCACCAAAAGGTCATCGAGGAGGCGCCCTCGCCCGTCGTCGACGACGACCTGCGCGCCCGGATGGGCGCGGCGGCGGTCGCGGCGGCACAGGCCGTGGGTTACGTCGGGGCCGGAACGGTCGAGTTCGTCCTCGACGCGAACGGCGGCGATGACGACGGGACGTTCGCCTTCCTGGAGATGAACACCCGGCTGCAGGTCGAGCACCCGGTCACCGAACTCGTCACCGGGCTCGACCTCGTGCGCCTGCAGTTGCTGGTGGCGATGGGTCGGCCACTGCCTGCCGAGGTGAGCAAGCCGCGGATCACCGGCCACGCGGTCGAGGCCCGGCTCTACGCCGAGGACCCCACGAAGGGCTACCTGCCGCAGACCGGAACGCTGCGCACGATGCAGATCCCCGACCACGTCGGGGTCCGGGTGGACTCCGGCGTGCGCGACGGCTCGGTGGTCAGCCACCACTATGACGCCATGCTGGCCAAGGTGATCGCCTGGGCGCCCACCCGCGCCGAGGCGCTCGGCGCGCTGTCCGCCGCGCTCGCCGGCGCCCGGATCCACGGACTCACCACCAACCGGGATCTGCTGGTTCGCGTTCTGCGCCACGACGAGTTCGCCGGACGCGGCACCGACACCGGGTTCCTCGACCGCCACGACGTGGCCGACCTCGGCGCAGCCCTCATCGACCGCGACGGGGAGGGCTTGCACGCCATCGCGGCCACACTCGCCCAGGTCGCGGGACGCCGCGCGGCGGCCCCCGTCCAGCCGACGCTGCCTGCCGGGTGGCGCAACAACCCGTCCCAACTGCAGTCCACCGGATGGCTGACCGCCGACGGCCGCGAGCGTCGGGTGGGCTATGCGCTGCTCCGCGACGGCGTCGAGGTCGAAGTCGACGGCAAGCCCGTCGAAGACGTCAGCGTGCTCGTGCAGCGGCCGGACCGGGTGGTCCTGGAGACCGGCGGGGTGCGGCGCGGCTACGACGTCGTCCTCGACGCCGACATTGCCTATGTCGACAGCCCTGCCGGGTCCACTGCGTTTACGCAGGTACCACGGTTCCTGGACCCGAGCGCGCTAAAGCCGGCGGGCTCGCTGACGGCGCCTATGCCGGGTTCGGTGATCCGGCTGCCCGTCGCCGCGGGCGACGTCGTGACGGCCGGGCAGGCGCTGGTGGTGGTGGAGGCGATGAAGATGGAACACACCATCGTCAGCCCAATCGACGGGATCGTCGCCGAGCTTTCGGTCGAGGTGGGTCAGCAAGTGTCCACCGGCGATGCCCTCGCGGTGGTCGGAGCGGCCGCCGGTGCAGATCAGGATTGA
- a CDS encoding acyl-CoA dehydrogenase family protein: MELHETEERRALRKAVSEIAKDFGHDYYVAKSLGGEKSSELWHAVGEQGFLGINIAEEYGGGGGGIYDMQIVGEELAAAGCPLLMTVVSPTICGTIIQAFGSDELKARWLPGIASGEVIMAFAITEPDAGSNSHNISTYAKRVGGDWILNGTKYYISGVDEAEAILVVTRTATDDRGRGRLSLLVVPTDAPGLTKTLIPVQAVTPEKQFTLFFDDVRVPAENLIGAENDGLRQVFMGLNPERIMGAALGNGIGRYALDKASAYARERKVWDVPIGAHQGLSHPLAHAKIQLELARLMTQRAASLHDAGDPGSAEASNMAKYAAAEAGILALDQAIQTHGGNGLATEYGLATLWGPARLMRTAPISREMILNYVAQHSLNLPRSY, from the coding sequence ATGGAACTGCACGAGACCGAGGAGCGGCGAGCGCTGCGCAAGGCCGTGTCCGAGATCGCCAAGGACTTCGGGCACGACTACTACGTGGCCAAGTCGCTCGGCGGGGAAAAGAGTTCGGAACTCTGGCACGCCGTCGGGGAACAGGGGTTCCTCGGGATCAACATCGCCGAGGAGTACGGCGGCGGTGGCGGCGGCATCTACGACATGCAGATCGTCGGTGAGGAACTGGCCGCGGCCGGCTGCCCGCTGCTGATGACGGTGGTCTCCCCCACCATCTGCGGCACGATCATCCAGGCTTTCGGCAGCGACGAACTCAAGGCACGCTGGCTGCCGGGCATCGCCAGCGGCGAGGTCATCATGGCGTTCGCGATCACCGAGCCGGATGCGGGCTCGAACTCGCACAACATCTCCACCTACGCCAAGCGCGTCGGCGGGGATTGGATACTCAACGGCACCAAGTACTACATTTCCGGCGTCGACGAGGCGGAGGCCATCCTGGTCGTCACCCGCACCGCGACCGACGACCGCGGACGCGGACGGCTGAGCCTGCTCGTGGTCCCGACCGACGCGCCCGGGCTGACCAAGACCCTCATCCCGGTGCAGGCGGTGACACCTGAAAAGCAGTTCACGCTGTTCTTCGACGACGTGCGGGTGCCGGCCGAGAACCTGATCGGCGCGGAAAACGACGGTTTGCGTCAGGTATTCATGGGCCTCAACCCCGAACGCATCATGGGCGCCGCCCTGGGAAACGGCATCGGCCGCTACGCGCTGGACAAGGCCTCTGCCTACGCGCGCGAGCGCAAGGTCTGGGACGTGCCGATCGGAGCCCACCAGGGCCTGTCCCACCCGCTTGCGCACGCTAAAATCCAGCTGGAGCTGGCCCGGCTGATGACCCAGCGGGCGGCCTCATTGCACGACGCCGGCGATCCCGGTTCCGCGGAGGCGTCGAACATGGCCAAATACGCTGCGGCCGAGGCGGGCATCCTCGCCCTCGACCAGGCGATCCAGACCCACGGCGGCAACGGGTTGGCCACCGAGTACGGGCTGGCCACTCTCTGGGGCCCGGCACGGCTGATGCGGACCGCGCCGATCAGCCGAGAGATGATCCTCAACTACGTGGCACAGCACAGCCTCAACCTGCCACGATCGTACTGA
- a CDS encoding acyl-CoA synthetase, protein MDRGIGQWVTKRAFLNGQRTALVQGDTSFTYSDFDRRTNQVASSLLRLGVRKGDRVAILLVNSVEFLEVLLGCAKIGAITIPINVRLAGPEIGYILADSGADVFVFHAPLAAAAVSALTEPGVRVRHTLRAGGAPADGEIPYTDLLSDGAPAPLDSDVEGRDPAFIMYTSGTTGRPKGAILTHDNLLWNAINVLGAEQGLTGSDVTVAVAPMFHIGGLGVHTLPLLYVGGTSVILPSFDPVGTLKAMAESRATVQFMVPAMWSALTQVPDFDSYDLSALRLAMGGGAPMPLTVIDFMHQRGVPFTEGFGMTETAPMVSVLDAANITTRAGSIGRVAMHVDARIVDADDRDVPADTVGELLVRGPNVFVGYWMKPATTAEAFRGGWFHTGDLGRIDVDGYITLVDRKKDMIISGGENVYPIEVEQVLFRHPGVLDAAVVGGPDDKWGERVVAVVVADPAAEQVPGADELIAWCRERLAHFKCPREVHFLAELPRNATGKLLKTELRRRFTGVEGGVVQR, encoded by the coding sequence ATGGATCGCGGTATCGGTCAGTGGGTCACCAAACGGGCCTTCCTCAACGGGCAGCGCACAGCGCTCGTCCAAGGTGACACCAGCTTCACGTACTCCGACTTCGATCGGCGCACCAACCAGGTGGCCTCGAGCCTGTTGCGTCTCGGTGTCCGTAAGGGGGACCGGGTGGCCATACTGCTGGTGAACTCGGTCGAGTTCCTGGAGGTCCTCCTCGGCTGCGCGAAGATCGGCGCCATCACCATCCCGATCAACGTCCGGCTCGCCGGCCCGGAGATCGGCTACATCCTCGCCGACTCCGGCGCCGACGTGTTCGTGTTCCACGCGCCGCTAGCAGCGGCGGCGGTCAGCGCGCTGACCGAGCCTGGGGTCCGGGTCCGCCACACCCTCCGGGCCGGGGGCGCCCCGGCCGACGGCGAGATCCCCTACACCGACCTGCTCTCCGACGGTGCGCCCGCGCCACTCGACAGCGACGTCGAGGGCCGCGACCCCGCGTTCATCATGTACACCTCGGGCACCACCGGCCGCCCGAAGGGCGCCATCCTCACCCACGACAACCTACTGTGGAACGCCATCAACGTGCTGGGCGCCGAACAAGGCCTGACCGGCAGCGACGTGACTGTCGCAGTCGCCCCGATGTTCCACATCGGCGGGCTCGGGGTACATACGTTGCCGTTGCTCTACGTCGGCGGGACCAGCGTGATCCTGCCGTCGTTCGACCCGGTGGGCACGCTCAAGGCGATGGCCGAGAGCCGGGCCACCGTCCAGTTCATGGTGCCGGCGATGTGGTCGGCGCTGACCCAGGTGCCCGACTTCGACTCCTACGACCTCTCCGCGCTGCGTCTGGCCATGGGCGGCGGCGCACCGATGCCGCTGACTGTCATCGACTTCATGCACCAACGCGGAGTCCCCTTCACCGAGGGATTCGGGATGACCGAGACCGCCCCCATGGTCTCGGTCTTGGACGCCGCCAACATCACCACGCGGGCCGGGTCGATCGGCCGGGTCGCCATGCACGTCGATGCCCGAATCGTCGACGCCGACGACCGGGACGTCCCGGCCGACACCGTCGGCGAGCTCCTGGTGCGCGGACCCAACGTGTTCGTCGGGTACTGGATGAAGCCGGCGACCACCGCCGAGGCCTTCCGGGGCGGCTGGTTCCACACCGGCGATCTCGGCCGGATCGACGTCGACGGCTACATCACGCTCGTCGACCGCAAGAAGGACATGATCATCTCGGGCGGGGAAAATGTCTACCCCATCGAGGTCGAGCAGGTGCTGTTCCGTCACCCCGGTGTGCTCGACGCCGCGGTCGTCGGCGGTCCGGACGACAAGTGGGGTGAGCGCGTCGTCGCCGTGGTGGTGGCCGACCCAGCCGCCGAACAGGTACCCGGCGCCGACGAACTGATCGCCTGGTGCCGCGAACGGCTGGCGCATTTCAAGTGCCCGCGCGAGGTGCACTTCCTTGCCGAGCTGCCCCGCAACGCCACCGGCAAGCTCCTCAAGACCGAGCTGCGCAGGCGATTCACCGGTGTCGAGGGCGGCGTCGTCCAGCGCTGA
- a CDS encoding cytochrome P450: MVAAVGMNIAAAVRVRRRGYAGWTGAVNTDYDPLDPATAAQPFDAYRALHAGGRVHYNPKRATFILSRHEDIRAALRDTDAVTSSQGVTRMKISAPILVLTDGDDHTRLRKQVQPGFTRGAMSDWQGMADQLAKELVADVVANPGCDVMERLAVPLPIRMIAHIIGIPPEDVQNFRSWSEDGVGVINAGVSPAGLRQGLKGVRAIAALRRYFKDQLASGKLKGSDTVLGRLVDNNEDGKLSDDELFFIAMLLLFAGNETTTNLIGGMFDTLAHAPDQFAMIRDDPDLIPSAVEEQLRYSAPIQNLYRYTRTDYRVGEVTIPSGSRLLLAFGAANRDPEVFEDPDTYRADRNPRNHIAFGYGVHMCIGATLSRMEGQAVLRELTSQASAIAAAGSATWSTNSSLRGTTYLPIRLTPAR, encoded by the coding sequence GTGGTGGCGGCTGTCGGAATGAACATTGCTGCGGCCGTACGGGTCCGGCGCCGTGGCTATGCAGGATGGACCGGTGCGGTAAACACCGATTACGATCCACTCGATCCAGCGACCGCGGCGCAGCCATTCGATGCCTATCGCGCGCTGCACGCCGGAGGGCGGGTGCACTACAACCCCAAACGTGCGACCTTCATTCTGAGCCGACACGAAGACATCCGAGCAGCCCTACGCGACACCGACGCCGTCACAAGTAGCCAGGGCGTCACCCGAATGAAGATCTCGGCACCGATCTTGGTGCTCACCGACGGCGATGACCACACCCGGCTTCGCAAACAGGTTCAACCCGGGTTCACCAGGGGAGCTATGAGCGACTGGCAGGGGATGGCAGACCAACTCGCCAAAGAACTCGTCGCCGACGTCGTCGCCAACCCCGGTTGCGACGTTATGGAGCGCCTCGCCGTGCCTTTGCCCATCCGAATGATCGCGCACATAATCGGGATTCCGCCCGAAGATGTCCAGAACTTCCGATCATGGTCCGAAGACGGTGTCGGCGTCATCAATGCCGGCGTGAGCCCCGCCGGGCTGCGGCAGGGGCTCAAGGGGGTTCGGGCGATTGCGGCACTGCGCCGGTACTTCAAGGATCAGTTGGCCTCGGGCAAGCTCAAGGGGTCAGATACCGTACTGGGTCGGCTCGTCGATAACAACGAGGACGGCAAGCTCTCCGACGACGAGCTCTTCTTCATCGCGATGCTCCTGTTATTCGCTGGGAATGAAACCACCACCAACCTCATCGGCGGGATGTTCGACACCCTTGCCCACGCCCCCGATCAGTTCGCCATGATCCGAGACGATCCCGACCTGATCCCCAGCGCTGTCGAGGAACAGCTGCGGTACTCGGCGCCCATCCAAAACCTGTACCGCTACACTCGCACCGACTACAGGGTCGGCGAGGTGACTATCCCGAGCGGGTCGCGGCTCTTGTTGGCATTCGGCGCGGCCAATCGCGACCCTGAGGTCTTCGAGGATCCCGATACCTACCGCGCTGACCGAAATCCGCGCAATCACATCGCATTCGGCTACGGCGTTCACATGTGCATCGGAGCAACCCTCAGTCGCATGGAGGGCCAGGCGGTGCTCCGCGAACTCACTTCCCAAGCCTCGGCCATCGCAGCGGCCGGTTCGGCCACCTGGTCAACCAACAGCTCACTTCGGGGCACCACTTATCTGCCGATTCGGCTGACACCCGCGCGGTGA
- a CDS encoding TetR/AcrR family transcriptional regulator, giving the protein MTGNDWLLEQPRAAAATERILQAAASLIGRRGFDDFSIHELAASVHCSPATIYRHAGGKAAICEAVVVRLSSRIVNAVDDAICDLTGHERIVVAVSVALHHLRTEHIVQQLLRSSNPKNRRWIETSPIVTGIATSMIGSDRHDEAAAQWFVRAVLALWHWPASVPGTEREIIERFLGPALSA; this is encoded by the coding sequence GTGACAGGCAACGACTGGCTACTCGAGCAGCCCAGAGCGGCCGCTGCGACTGAAAGGATTCTCCAGGCGGCCGCGAGTTTGATCGGACGCCGAGGCTTCGATGATTTCTCCATCCACGAACTCGCCGCGTCGGTCCACTGTTCGCCGGCAACGATCTACCGTCACGCGGGTGGGAAAGCCGCGATTTGCGAAGCGGTCGTGGTGAGGCTGTCGTCGCGCATCGTAAACGCCGTGGACGACGCAATCTGCGATTTGACAGGGCATGAGCGGATCGTCGTCGCCGTCAGCGTGGCCCTACACCACCTCCGCACGGAACACATTGTCCAACAACTGCTTCGGTCATCCAATCCGAAGAACCGGCGATGGATCGAGACCTCGCCCATCGTCACCGGCATCGCGACAAGCATGATCGGCTCAGACCGTCACGACGAGGCCGCCGCCCAGTGGTTCGTACGCGCAGTGCTTGCGCTGTGGCACTGGCCGGCAAGCGTTCCTGGCACAGAACGTGAGATCATTGAGCGGTTCCTCGGGCCAGCTTTGAGCGCGTAA